The Nostoc cf. commune SO-36 genomic sequence GCCGAATTATTTAATAAAATACTTTTTAAACTTAACAATGTCTTTAGACTTTTCTGGTCAAAATCTCCAAAGGTGCTTCTTCAAAGATCAAAATCTTGCGGGTGCAAACTTTAGCTATGCGGATATCCAAGGTGCAAATTTTACTAATGCTATGCTCACAGATGCGAACTTGTGTGGTGCGAACTTGTGTGGTGCGAACTTGTGTGGTGCTGACTTGTGTGGTGCTGACTTGTGTGGTGCTGACCTAATTGATGTTTATCTCCGTAATGCCAAAATTAACGAGTCAACAAAAATTGATAGTAAATGGCATCTAGTTTGGGAGATCGTCAATCAAGGATCTGAAGGTCAAAGCTTGAGTGGTACTGACTTGAGTAGTGTTAATTTGTGTCGTGTCAATCTGTGTTGTGCCGACTTGAGCAATGCTAATCTGGTTGGTACTGATCTATACAATGCCGACTTGAGTAGTGCAAACTTGAGTGATGCAAACTTGAGTGGCGCTAATCTAATTGATGCCGACCTATATAATGCAAACTTGAGTGGTGCAAACTTAAGTGGTGCTGACCTGATTAATACAAACTTGAGTGGTGCTAACCTGATTAATGCAAACTTGAGTGGTGCTGACTTGACGGATGTAAAAATATGTAATACCAATCTGCGTGATGTTAACTTCAGTACTACCAACCTGAGTGGTATCGATTTTAGTTATGAAAACTTGAGGGGTGCCAACCTGAGTGATGCCAACCTCAGTAATGCCAACCTGAGTGATGCCAACCTGAGTGATGCCAACCTCAGTAATGCCAACCTCAGTGATGCCAACCTCAGTGATGCGGACTTGAGTGATGCTAACCTATGTAATGCCAATTTAAGTAATGCCAACCTGAGCGGTGCAAACTTGAGTGGTGCCAAAATTAACGAGTCAACAAAAATTGATAGTAAATGGCATCTAGTTTGGGAGATTGTCAATCAGGGAGCTGAAGGTCGAAACTTAAGTGAGTCTGACTTGAGTGATGCCGATCTAAGCAGTACTAATTTGAGTGATGCCGACTTGAGTGGTGCCGACTTGAGTAATGCTTATCTAAGCAGTACTAATTTGAGTAATGCCGACTTGAGTAATGCCGACTTGAGTGGTGCCGACTTGAGTGATGCTGATCTAAGCGGTACTAATTTGAGTGATGCCGACTTGAGTGGTGCCGACTTGAGCGATGCTGATCTAAGCAGTACTAACTTGAGTGATGCCAACTTGAGTGATGCCAACTTGAGTTGTGCCAACTTGAGTTGTGCCGACTTGAATGGTGCCAACTTGAATGGTGCCAACTTGAGTTTTGCCAACTTAACTGATGCCAACTTGAGTTTTGTCAACTTAACTGATGCCGATCTGATTGGTGCTGGTTTGAGTTATGCCAACTTAACTGATGCCCAAATTAATGATGCAAGGGAAATTGATAGTAAATGGTATCTGATATGGGAGATTATCAGTCAGGGATTTGAAGATCAAAACTTGAGTGGAGATGACTTAAGTTATGCCAACCTCAGTGGTGCCAACCTAAATGGTTCTAACCTAAGTGGTGCTGACCTGCGTGGTGCTGACCTGCGTGGTGCTGACCTGCGTGGTGCT encodes the following:
- a CDS encoding pentapeptide repeat-containing protein, producing MSLDFSGQNLQRCFFKDQNLAGANFSYADIQGANFTNAMLTDANLCGANLCGANLCGADLCGADLCGADLIDVYLRNAKINESTKIDSKWHLVWEIVNQGSEGQSLSGTDLSSVNLCRVNLCCADLSNANLVGTDLYNADLSSANLSDANLSGANLIDADLYNANLSGANLSGADLINTNLSGANLINANLSGADLTDVKICNTNLRDVNFSTTNLSGIDFSYENLRGANLSDANLSNANLSDANLSDANLSNANLSDANLSDADLSDANLCNANLSNANLSGANLSGAKINESTKIDSKWHLVWEIVNQGAEGRNLSESDLSDADLSSTNLSDADLSGADLSNAYLSSTNLSNADLSNADLSGADLSDADLSGTNLSDADLSGADLSDADLSSTNLSDANLSDANLSCANLSCADLNGANLNGANLSFANLTDANLSFVNLTDADLIGAGLSYANLTDAQINDAREIDSKWYLIWEIISQGFEDQNLSGDDLSYANLSGANLNGSNLSGADLRGADLRGADLRGADLRGANLNHANLRDAKINEATKIDSKWRLVWEIVSQESEGRNLSGSDLSYADLSSTNLSNADLYDADLYNTNLSNTNLRNVDLIDANLIDANLSGADLSYADLRKAYLIDANLIDANLHGAKN